The Lacerta agilis isolate rLacAgi1 chromosome 5, rLacAgi1.pri, whole genome shotgun sequence genome has a segment encoding these proteins:
- the GOLGA7B gene encoding golgin subfamily A member 7B encodes MATEVHNLQELRRSASLATKVFVQRDYSDGTICQFQTKFPPELDSRIERQLFEDTVKTLNNFYAEAEKIGGSSYLEGCLACATAYFIFLCMETRYEKVLKKISKYIQEQNEKIYAPRGLLLTDPVERGMRVIEISIYEDRCSSSSSGSSSSSNSSAGGGGGGAGGR; translated from the exons ATGGCAACCGAG GTCCACAATCTCCAAGAACTACGGCGGAGTGCTTCCTTGGCCACCAAGGTTTTTGTTCAGCGGGACTACAGTGACGGGACCATCTGCCAGTTCCAGACCAAATTCCCTCCAGAGCTGGACAGCCGG ATTGAGCGACAACTTTTTGAAGATACTGTGAAGACCCTCAACAACTTCTATGCGGAGGCTGAGAAAATAGGGGGCAGCTCCTACCTGGAGGGATGTCTGGCCTGTGCCACAGCCTACTTCATCTTCCTCTGCATGGAGACCCGCTATGAGAAG GTTCTGAAGAAGATCTCCAAGTACATCCAAGAGCAGAATGAGAAAATCTATGCTCCTCGAGGGCTGTTGCTGACAGACCCAGTGGAACGGGGCATGCGAGTT ATCGAGATCTCCATCTATGAGGATCGTTGCAGCAGTTCCAGCTCTGGCAgctcaagcagcagcaacagcagtgctggcggcgggggtgggggagccggGGGCCGGTGA